In one window of bacterium DNA:
- the nagZ gene encoding beta-N-acetylhexosaminidase, which produces MTVTDLGIHFIIGLSGPALARDEAQILEVLRPAGIIIFSKNLTQRDWATNLKNLISEVKVLTKRQNLLVSIDHEGGKVHRLPEPATRFPEAWYWDNDTVSVSLAMAKELSALGINLSFAPVLDIHSEPTNPVIAKRAFSDVPQTVARQGLQMLEALEVNGILACGKHFPGHGGTISDSHLELPVVTASEEMLRTRELVPFKAAIQAGVKMLMSAHVCYPAFDANCPATLSRKILNDLLRKELGYKHVVISDAIEMKALDDISREDVARQFLLAGGDMILIGQSDEQSPAVIALNIATKLIELSARETDLAGALKISGTRINELFKLIPKTKHCDLGELGCKAHLELAAAINKRQLA; this is translated from the coding sequence GTGACGGTTACTGATCTAGGAATACATTTTATCATTGGACTAAGCGGTCCCGCTTTAGCGCGCGATGAAGCTCAGATCCTCGAAGTCCTACGTCCTGCGGGAATAATTATTTTCTCGAAAAATCTTACGCAGCGTGACTGGGCTACAAATTTAAAGAATCTGATTTCCGAAGTTAAAGTACTGACCAAGCGTCAAAATCTTCTGGTTAGTATTGACCATGAAGGCGGCAAAGTTCATCGCTTGCCAGAACCTGCAACCCGTTTCCCTGAAGCATGGTATTGGGATAACGACACAGTCTCGGTAAGCTTGGCCATGGCTAAAGAACTTTCTGCGCTTGGCATCAACCTCAGTTTTGCGCCGGTACTTGATATCCATTCTGAACCAACAAACCCGGTGATCGCAAAACGAGCTTTCTCCGACGTGCCTCAGACCGTTGCTAGACAAGGCTTGCAAATGCTCGAGGCACTTGAGGTGAACGGAATTCTTGCTTGCGGCAAGCACTTCCCGGGGCACGGCGGCACAATCTCTGACTCACATCTCGAACTGCCAGTCGTGACAGCAAGCGAAGAGATGCTACGCACACGCGAACTTGTGCCGTTTAAAGCCGCAATTCAAGCTGGTGTAAAAATGCTGATGAGTGCTCATGTCTGCTATCCTGCGTTTGATGCAAACTGTCCGGCCACACTTTCGCGAAAAATTTTAAATGACTTGTTAAGAAAAGAGCTAGGCTACAAGCATGTTGTAATCTCAGATGCAATTGAAATGAAGGCACTTGACGATATTTCACGCGAGGACGTAGCGCGACAGTTTCTTCTTGCCGGCGGTGACATGATTCTGATTGGCCAATCCGATGAACAGTCGCCTGCAGTAATTGCGCTGAACATTGCCACTAAATTAATTGAACTCAGTGCTCGGGAGACAGACTTAGCTGGCGCCCTTAAAATCTCGGGAACAAGAATTAATGAACTCTTCAAATTAATCCCTAAGACAAAACACTGCGATTTAGGTGAACTCGGCTGCAAAGCGCATCTTGAGCTTGCGGCGGCAATCAACAAACGCCAATTGGCGTAA